The Canis lupus familiaris isolate Mischka breed German Shepherd chromosome 5, alternate assembly UU_Cfam_GSD_1.0, whole genome shotgun sequence region CTTTCTTTCCTTGCTCATTCAATAAAGAagtcttatttcacttggcaGGTGCCTGGATTTTTCAAGACTCTTGGGCAAGGCATGGGAGTTGTCCTGACTTGGCTGAGCCCTTGCCTTCCCTGCCCACCTGTGTCCTTCCTTCATTGGTTCCAGTCCTTTGCCCCAGATGGACAGTGTGATGGGCAGTCTCCCACTCTATTCTGGACCAGTGGGCTCCCTGGTGCAGGGACCTGGTGTTCCTGACCCAGGGGGCTTCCTGGGTGCAGGATCTCTTCTACCACACTTGTTGCTACTTGTTGCCCCCAGCTCCCTATTACAACCCCTTGAGGGCTTTGACTTCCTCACCACAGCCGAGGGCAGGCTGCTATGTTTAGATACCTAGCCACACAGAGGTTTCCGTGACATCATGAGCAGAGGAGGTGGAAACATCAAGAGCCCAAGAGATCACTTCTCATCAAGACTTGGAGAGTATGTGTGACAAAGTCCCACTTCTGCTAAAGGGCTGGCCTTGGCTTTATGACCCCATGGAGAGGTAGCCACTAGCTGTGAGGAGGTTTTAATGTAGGTCCATTCAGTACCCTTTACTGCGGTATAGAAGGTAccattcatcttctttttctcagaatCTGTCCCTGTCCTGCCCCTGCCTTCTGCATAATAAACTAAtatcagaaactttttttaaaaaaagattttatttatttattcgtgtgagacacacagagagaagcagagacataggcagaggaagaagcaggttccttgcggggagcccgatgtgagacttgatcccaggaccctgggatcacgccctgagctgaaggcagatgcttaaccactgagccacccaggcgcccctaacatCAGAAACTCTTCAGCCACTTGGAAGCCTGGAACTTGAGAGTGAACAGGGCCTTGGGATATTTTCAATAGATGTCATCTTCAGCTACTGGGTTAGTGGTGGTTCTGAAACCTTGGGACTCTgaaggatttcttaaaaatatagacaCTTGGGCTCCACTCTAGGCATGTAGCCTCCAGGGGATTCTGAAGCAGCCCCAATTCAGAGAGTCTCTGGTTTAGAGGAAGAACTGAGGCCACTGATTCTTTTGGGTCCTTTATGCTTATTCCCATCTTCCACAGGGGCAACccatctttttgttctctgagtTATGGTAATTGAAAGAACTTCAGGACCAGGGTTccccaaaagagaaagaattaacaCCGCACAACCAGAGATCTGTATGATTCTGCCCACTATATTCCTGCCCACAGATGCTAATTTTGTTAGAAACAGAATGAACTTCCAATTTATACATGCTTCATTCATGGTTACGGCTCATTCCTACCTTTTACATTCCTACTTCTGTTCTCTGAGGCCTGCCTCCTACTTTCACATTGGATCACTCCACCTTGGACAACTTTCCCTTGGCTTCTACTGCACCAGTGCTTGTATCCTTCCCACACCTTGCACTCTTCCCTTCACCTTGTATTCCTTGTATGCTCTTCTATCTCCTTATACCTCTCACCAGTTCTCAACATGGCATATACTTTGGAATCTTCAGAGATTCTGATTATCTTGGGACTAAGGCACCAGGGCTTTCAGAATGGCTTAAAGTGATTTTATTGCGACGCCAAGGTTGAGAAAACTGCCCTCCACCTGAGCCCTTCTGGAAACATGTGTCCCgttggttctctctctttttttttttttttttttttgtgtggttttaaCAAACAGCTTTACTGGGGCCCCTGAGTGGTTCAAAtggttgagcatgtgactctcgattttggctaaggtcatgatctcagagtcatgagattgagccctgagttgggctccacactcagtggggaatcagcttgagattccttctctccctctccctctgcccttcccccctactcacacttttctctcaaataaataaacaaacaaacaaatattttatttttaaaaagactactcgagagagagagagagagagagagagagagagagagagaatgagtagggggaggaagagggagaggaagagggagaagcagactccctgctaagctgggagcctgacatggggctcgatccccagaactggagatcatgatctgagctggaaggagacacttaaccaactgtgccacccaagtgccccaataaataaatcttttgaaaaataaatagctttgtGTTCACCTCAgcagcacatatattaaaaataaacagctttATTCAGGTAAACTGACGTGAATAAACTACGTATACTTAAAGTGTAAAATGTGATATTTTGTCATATGTATACCCTTGTGAAACATCACCACAATTAAGGTAATGAACATATCCAATACCTTGAACAGTTTCCTTGTGTTCCTTTGCATcctatccctccctccatcctctccgtattcccccaccctccaggcaaccactgagctgctttctgtcattataggttagtttttgtttttctagatgcTTACATAAGtgtaataatataatatgtacCCCCTTTTGGGCTGGCTTCTTACACttgagcataattattttgagattcatcaaaATCTTGGTGCATCtatcaatattttattcctttttatttgccagtaaatagtattccattgtatagacaTACCACAGGCTGTTTATCCATCCACCTGTTAATAGTTTTTTGGGTTATTTCCTggttttggctattacaaataaagcttccATGAACATTCACATATAAGCTGTTGTGTGGACATTTACTGTTATTTCTGTTGGATACTCAGGAGTGGAATGGCTAagatgcaacttttttttttttaatttttatttatttatgatagtcacacagagagaaagagagagaggcagagacacaggcagagggagaagcaggctccacgcaccaggagcccgatgtgggattcgatcccgggtctccaggatcgcgccctgggccaaaggcaggcgccaaaccgctgcgccacccagggatcccaagatgcaACTTTTAAAGAAAGTAGTCAGGCTATTCTaagttctttgttttattttacttatttattttattattattatttttaaagtttttatttacttatttgagagagagagaaccagagaaaacacaagaagggagaagagcaaggggagagggataagtagactccccatggagcaggaagcctgatgtaggacttgatcccaggaccccaggataatgacctgagctgaaggcagacgcttgaccaactgagccacccaaatgcccgtCTAGATTTTTTGTAGTCCCATGTGAATTAGCTTCTCAGTTACTACAAAatgcctgctgggattttgatcaGGATCGTGTAGAATTTAAAGGTCAACTTGcaaagaattgacatcttaatgaTATcgactcttccaatccatgaatacatcttttgtcagatttatcccttaagcattttatattttttgatgctCTTTTATATGgtgtttttaaactttcaattTCCAATTGTTGTTCATTGATAGTATCTAGAAAAACAgttgtttttttgtatattgatcttgtaccCTGAAAACTTCACATATTAATTCACATATTAattctggtactttttttttttttatatgtagtcCGTCAGAATTTCTACATAGGTGATCAGGTTGCTTGTGAATAAAGATCATTTAACTTTTCCATTTCCAATCTGgatatattttacttctgttcCTTTGCTCATCACAgtggctagaacctccagtacaatgttgaattgAAGGGAAGGGAGGACATTCTTGCCGTATTtgtgatcttaggggaaatgtGGTCTTTCATCATTAGGTATGATATTGGCCATACgtttttttttacatgttctttAAGAGGTTGAggatgtttccttctctttctagttTGCTGGGAATTTTTAGTAAAAACAGTTGTTgaatattgtcaaatgctttttctgtatctgttgagatGATTATCCGGTTTTACTTCTTTAATCtgttaatataataaattacattGGTGGCATGATCTATTACATCAATCctgcattcctgaaataaactATACTTGGtcattatatattattctttataacatatataaaacatatattaacatatatgaacatgtaaatgtttatatataaacatataaatatatgttatatatatttattatatataatttataaaaatatattttataagcatattatatatatatttatatatatttaagtaaactctatcctcaacgtgggacttgaactcacgaccccaagatcaagagtcacaggctccaaTGACTGAGGCAACTGGGTagccctattctttttttcctttttatatattattagatTAAATTTATTTAGTGAAGAAATTTTGCCTCTCTTCCTAAGGGATATtggtcttcagtttttttttcttgtaatgttttgcctggttttgatatcaggatttgtcattagggttctccagagaaacagaaccaacaggatgttatataggaaagggaaaagagagcagagagagaaagagagagatttattttaaggaattggttcataCAATTGTGAAggttggcaagtccaaaatcatCAGGGTGAACCGGCAGgttggagacccagggaagaacTGATGTTGCAACTTGAGTCCAAAGACAGTCTAGAGATAGAGAGTTCCCTCTTCCTCAGAGGACctcatgctgtttttttttttttttttttctgtaaggcCTTCAATTGATTAGATGGGGCTAATCACCCACCCAGATGCTGGAGGATAACCTACTTCACTCAAACTctgctgatttaaatgttaatctcaacttaaaaaatacattcacgACAACATCCAGAtgtgtttgaccaaatatctggacaCTGTGGctcagccaagttgacacataaaatcaaccGTTACCATGAGTTTGGTCTCCATAGAATGAACTTCTGAAAGTAttccctcttcaattttttggaggAATTTATATagaatcattattatttcttccttaaatattcaGTAGATTTCACTTGTGGAGTCTTCTTGGTCTCaaattttctttgtagaaaggTTTTAAACTATcagttcaatttatttaatagctTACTGCTTATTTAGGTTACCTGTTTTGTCTTCGGTGAGTGGAGTTCCTCCTTGGGGCACTGTCTACAGCACCCATGGGGGCTAAATTACATTCATTTTCCTGTTGTTGTTCAAACTTCTGCACTCTTGGCCACTCTTCTATAATTGCAAACTCCTTGAAggcaaaaactattttttttttgtctcccctTAGCCCTTAGCACACAGCTGGTCTGCCCCATGAGTGATGAGAAAAGCCCTTGACCGAAGGAGTGCCTAAGTGATTAAACacagagctttcttttcttttctttcttttttcttttttttcccagagctTTCAAGCCAGGAAAACGGCGAGCATTCTTTTTGATCACTGTCAATCCCACAGAGCTGTTCAGAGCATTGGAGTTGGACAGTCTTGGCTGCTCATTCCTGTTCCGTCCCTCACTAGCTGTGCAACTTGGACAAATAacaacctctctgagtctctgtagcctcatctgtagaatgaggacAACAACATCTATTTTGTCAACTTTGCTGAGCTGTTATAAAGATTTTAGGAGCAACACATGGAGAGTGCTAAGGGTGATTTCTAGAACCTAGTCATTGCTCACTAGACAGTAGCTGTTACTGCTTTTCTCACCCTGAGccatccctccccttcctgaAACACCTGGGACAAGAGGCCCAGACTGCTGATCAGCAGCTAATGATGGTTAACATCACAGTCTCCTTATGAGCCTATGGTGCTGAGTGCACAGAGGGCAACAGGCATCCTTCAACAGGGACCAACAAATCTGTGGCCACGAGCCCGAGACTGAGTGTGAAAGGCATGTGGCACATTGCTAACCACAAATGGCCCTTCGTTGTGGCCACATGCATAAATAGCCCTGTGGTCAGCGGGGAGGTTTCTGggtacacagagggagaagggggtcCCTGGAGCTTCTCATAGTTCTGGCCTTCACTCTGAGCTAGCAGTGGAGCacagggtgctgggtgggggtgaggcccTCCAACCGGGCCCCACAGACCACATCCGGGCGTGTCAAACCACAGCTGCCTTCTGGCTGCAGGCTGCTGGCTTGCAGGGTAGAGGGAGGGGTACCTGCTCCAGAGCACCTCCTTCCCCACGGCAGGGCAGGGGCTCAGCCCTGGATTCTTCTCCCGGGCAGCTTGTGGAAATCAGACCCCCCCACCTCAACCCCCAAgctccccatccaccaccctcACCTGTCCTTGAAGGtttctgcttctgtccctctgtTTTCTGAACTGACAGCTCCATTGGGGACCCATCAGTCACTCTCTGTCATCTTTAAGAtaagttagtttttaaaaaatatatatatttatttattaattttttatgatagacatagagagagagagagagagaggcagagacacaggaggagggagaagcaggctccatgccaggagcacaacacgggactcgatcccgggaccccaggatcacgccctgagccaaaggcaggcgctaaaccactgagccacccagggatcccctaagataAGTTagttagggatacctgggtggctcagggctgagcgtctgctttcagctcagggcatgatcgatcccccagtcctgggatcaagtcctgcattgggctccctgcagggtgcttgcttctccctctgcctctgtctctgcctctctctgtgtgtttctcatgaataaataaataaaatcttttttttttaaagataagttaaaggactatttttttcctttctttctccctctcttttttatttcttccctaatGGCCTCTCCAAAGGTACCAGGAGCTAACACCCCCACCAGTGGTGAAAACAAGTAGGACTTGCATTTGGGATCCTAGGGGGGCATTGAGTCAAAGGTGGGAGGATGTGAGGAACCAGCCTCTGAGGGCCTCCCAGAAAAGAGGCACAGCAACTCTTTCAACCAAatacactttattattttctctctcagctGTCAAGGAGCCTAGCACATTTGTAAGAATGCAAATGATCATCCAGGGGCCTGCTGGCAGAGGGTGGCTCTGGGCCAAGGTCATGGATGGGGCAGGACCTCTACCAGAGTTACCTAGTCCATCCCCACAGAGGGTCACCAAAGAGAGAGCTGGAAAAACGGAAAGGTAGGTGGGATAGTAAGGGATGGGGGCAGGTTCTGTCCGGGAGGAGGGGTACGGAAGGGAGCAAGGATACCTCTGAAGGGTAGGAAGGAATTGGTGATGGTGGGGGCGTCAGGGTAACAGAAATAAATACCCCGACCAGAGGGCAGTCTGGCTGGTGGGGGGGCGGTGAGTGGCCATGATGAGGAGGTGATATTGCAGGACCAAGTGCCAGCAGAGAAGGCGGATTGGAGGGAGCTGGGGATAAGGCTGCAGGCTGGGAGTTAGTTCTCCAGAAGGCAGAGGAACAATTCTCTTCTGGGGTTCAAGATTTACCCAGGGTACTGGGAGTAGCAGGACCTGGAGACACCAAgacctgggccctggggaggccgTGTCCTCAGGAGCCGTCAGATGCCTCTCTGATTCAGGCCAGAATACAGGTCCTGCTGGCCTTTCCGGATGGGCTGTGGGTGGAATAGAGAGGTCGTGGTCAACAGGACAGGAGGAAGTAGCTCCCCCCAGAAAAAAGGGGCCACTGAAGCTCTAGCTTTAGTGCAATGGAAAGGACCGCAGACTAGTAGTCAAGAAGCTGGCTCGCATTCTCACCTGGCACCCACTGGCAACAGACTTGCCCCTGACACCTTCTGGGAGCCTCAGCCTTCCCATCTCAAAAATGGGCATCTAAAGACTCATCTCTCAGGGCATTTGCCAGGATTAAATGAAGTCACTTATATGAAGGTGAATACCATGTGTGTGgctggtgctcagtaaatagttgtggagtttgtttaGGTGTGAGCATCCCGATATTTAACAATTGGTAGTGCACACACACCAGCCAACCGAAATAGTCCTGGTGGTTGGTTCTCTCTGAGGCCAGGCATTAACTCTTTAGTTGTCAAATGGAAAAGCAGTCTAGTGGGGGAGAGGCTGCGATGTCTGGCAGCCTGTGTGTTGGGAGAGGGGAGCTGGAAGCTTGGGGCTATTTACCAACgaaatactttaatatttcaaCAACCAGCGTGGTCGTACCCATGCATGCTGTTGGAAACTAGTCCTGAATGTATCGTGTTAGAAGGTGCGGATATGGTATTCCCCATGTTGTATCCCAGCTAACGACTAAGCCGCAGAAAGAGGAgggtcaccccacccccaacccccatgcCATAGTCGTAGAAGCCACACAGCCTTGGAAATGGCCCTGTTCTGAAGGAGGAGAAGGTGGGCATGGGGCAGGTTGTCTGGGAGCCCTGCGTGAGGGGCATCAAAGTGTCCAGCAAGCCAGATGGACAGTCCCACCTCTCCTCTTCTCTAGACAGATCCCCTCCCCGACTCTATCCCTTCTTACCTCGTAGTCTGGATTGGGAACAGGTGGTGGCTTCTCCTTGTTTTGTcctgcagaggagggaagggaaaggattaGTTCCCATGTGGAAAACTCATCTTGTGGCAATGAGACCCAGATCCCGGATGGCAAcctccttcattctctcctctgGCCCTCTCCTTTTTTTATCTTGGGTCCTCTGCctcctgtttccttttcctttcatccCATCTCTAATGACCTCCATACTCTTCTCATCATTTTATGACTTCCCTCAGTGCAAAGTCCTTCCATGTGTCCTTTTCtatggggaagggaaagaaaaaggcaggagCTAATAATATCCCAAAGTCTCTCTCCCCACAGATTGGGGGCGTGTGCAGAATCTGGCTACTCTAGAACACTCACAGCCATCctgttaataaatttttttttgtatttctctagggtaggaaagagagaagcaatcTGAGATGTGAAACCGTCTGTCCAGATGTTGGCCACACAGTGAATGTTCTATAGAAGTTGTCTTGACCTAGCTGTGGACTTGCCACCCATCCTGGCCCAGGCTGGACGTCCCCATTGGTGAGACTCTTCCAACTTAACTCCATGGTCTTACCCCTGGGCCTGCTGCCGGCACCTGTTCCTCTCATCACAGGCTTGGCATTGGCCTTTCTAGTCTTGCTCCAGTAATACACCATCAGCAGCAACCCCAGAGTAAGGCAGATGTCAGCTACAATGATTGTGACCACTGCCATCAGATTCACCTCTATGCAGTTTGCACACACTGTGGGGGACAGAgataggggagaggaagagaagttaCTGAGAAAAGAAGATGCAAGTACAGTAGAACCAGCAAGGACTAAATAAAGGTGATTCTCCCCTTACTACTCACATGCTTGCCATGACCAGAGCCGGGCCTTTCAGTGTTTTTAACAATAAGCAAAGAGTGAAGGTTATAGGTAGAGGCTCTGCAGTCAGacagtcctgggttcaagtcccagctccttTCCTTTGCTCACTAGCTGTGAGAATTATAAGAAGTGTTTTCAACTCACaaagcctctgtttcctcttgtgtaaaatgggaataaaataataCCTAACTCATGTGGTTGTTGAAAggattatatgaaaaaaatccctGGCAAATGTTTGGTATGGTGCTTGAAActtagtaagtactcagtaaatgttagctaccATTATTATGCCTTAGTTTATGATACTTTATTATAGCAGCTCTACAAACCCTTCTGAAGAATTGATCTCTGGATAAGGCATCAGATAAACCCATATCTATGCCAGAATTCTGGATTTGATAAAATGCAAACAACTCCATCCTGTCTCTTGggaagttgttaattttagatCTAGTGCTGACCCAGGCAACCCCCTATTCGTGTTTAATCCATATTTCAGAAAACACTGATGCCCTATGGCCCCTgagagtctcaggattgagtgtAAGAGAAGCACAAAATGCCAGGGGACTGCGAGGTGAGTTTGGGGAAATAATTGAGAGTGCTCTCTTGAAGTGGCCTTTTCTAAAGTGTTCTGTGGTGTTTGCTCTGGAGACCTATATTACCTCTTGCTCTCAGGTAGAGATAGCTCTTCTCCTTTATGGAATCTGCATAGCAGGCATAATAACCACTGTCGTCCACTTCTGAAAACTCCTTCTGAGATAGCTCTCTGTTACTAGCACCTTCCACAaggttatcatttttttcccattttatattaTCATATCCAAAAACATCAGGGCATGTCACCACTACCTCGGTTCCAGAGATGGAGACCTTAAACCctggaaaacaggaaagaagagaagagaaactgGAGGGAGAAACCAGCAAGATTTTGGCAAAGGcaaattaggaataaaaggaTCGACCAGATACAGAAGACCACCTGTCATCCAGGTCTTGAATCTTGTCAAAGGGGAACTCTGCTGGCTAGAGGGCATGAAAGAGGGGATCTGAAGGAGAAGGGGAACTGGAGAACCTTTAAGAGTCACCATTAAGGGTGACTTCAGAGTTTAGGCATGGACATGGGGGcttgggaaggggaggaaggaagtaaAGGAAAGCCTAGAAAAGCCCCTTGgggaatatttccaaaataagagTTGGAAATGTGATGTTGGAAGGACTTCAGTTCTTGAGAGGTTAATCTCTCACagccaattcctttttttaaaaaatttttatttatttatgatagtcacccagagagagagagagagagagagagagagaggcagagggagaagcagcctccatgcagcgagcctgacgtgggattcgaccctgggtctccaggatcgcgccctgggccaaaggcag contains the following coding sequences:
- the CD3E gene encoding T-cell surface glycoprotein CD3 epsilon chain isoform X1, producing MQSRNLWRILGLCLLSVGAWGQDEDFKASDDLTSISPEKRFKVSISGTEVVVTCPDVFGYDNIKWEKNDNLVEGASNRELSQKEFSEVDDSGYYACYADSIKEKSYLYLRARVCANCIEVNLMAVVTIIVADICLTLGLLLMVYYWSKTRKANAKPVMRGTGAGSRPRGQNKEKPPPVPNPDYEPIRKGQQDLYSGLNQRGI
- the CD3E gene encoding T-cell surface glycoprotein CD3 epsilon chain isoform X2; this translates as MQSRNLWRILGLCLLSVGAWGQDDDLTSISPEKRFKVSISGTEVVVTCPDVFGYDNIKWEKNDNLVEGASNRELSQKEFSEVDDSGYYACYADSIKEKSYLYLRARVCANCIEVNLMAVVTIIVADICLTLGLLLMVYYWSKTRKANAKPVMRGTGAGSRPRGQNKEKPPPVPNPDYEPIRKGQQDLYSGLNQRGI